A window of Proteus columbae contains these coding sequences:
- a CDS encoding MurR/RpiR family transcriptional regulator encodes MTEQATTRLKPGKILDTLGAMKNSLTRVSQRIADYILFHPTEVTQLSIAQLSQATKAGEATVVRFCRTLGYKGFQDFKMDLAIEMATSDNEESPILDAEVTHQDDIHTIGLKLQATINNVLSETLNLLDMKQVQGAVDALLSANYIFICGVGSSGITAEDLKNKLMRIGYRVDAVTNNHFMYMQASLLKPGDVAIGISHSGNSPETVHSLKLAKEAGAHTIALTHNLGSQIMEHADYHLINGNRQGKLQGDSIGTKTAQLFVLDLLYTLLVQAQPEMVKEQKLRTLNALKQTHSA; translated from the coding sequence ATGACAGAACAGGCAACGACCCGATTAAAGCCGGGTAAAATACTTGATACGCTAGGCGCAATGAAAAATAGTCTAACGCGAGTATCACAGCGTATTGCAGACTATATCCTGTTCCATCCTACAGAAGTTACTCAGCTCTCTATTGCTCAACTTTCACAAGCGACAAAAGCGGGTGAAGCGACGGTTGTGCGTTTTTGTCGTACTTTGGGTTATAAAGGGTTTCAAGATTTTAAAATGGATTTGGCGATTGAAATGGCGACCTCTGATAATGAAGAGTCACCTATTCTTGATGCAGAAGTCACTCATCAAGACGATATCCATACCATTGGTTTAAAACTTCAAGCAACGATTAATAACGTACTATCAGAGACATTGAATCTGCTCGATATGAAGCAAGTTCAAGGCGCTGTAGATGCTTTATTGTCAGCAAATTATATTTTTATCTGTGGTGTTGGTTCTTCAGGTATAACGGCGGAAGATCTAAAAAATAAATTAATGCGAATTGGTTATCGTGTTGATGCGGTGACAAATAACCATTTTATGTATATGCAAGCCTCGTTATTAAAACCGGGTGATGTTGCTATTGGTATTAGCCACTCAGGTAATTCACCAGAAACGGTTCATTCCCTTAAATTGGCAAAAGAAGCGGGAGCCCATACCATTGCACTGACTCATAATTTGGGTTCACAGATTATGGAACATGCGGACTACCATTTGATTAATGGTAATCGACAAGGGAAATTGCAAGGCGACTCTATTGGCACAAAAACAGCACAACTCTTTGTGTTGGATCTCCTCTATACCTTGTTAGTTCAAGCTCAACCAGAAATGGTCAAGGAGCAAAAACTACGAACACTGAATGCGTTAAAACAGACTCATTCCGCGTAA
- the nanQ gene encoding N-acetylneuraminate anomerase, which yields MLFGHISDLALMPEMNSALRNAMEKALALDPASLAPGSYKIDGETLFMNVMTFDTQPREQKRAELHQRYIDIQILLSGEEIIDFGIQGSAQDATPYNEADDYQLTDTIIGQQTLTLTPSMFAVFMPYEPHKPGISAEKGANTLKKVVVKLDVATLTD from the coding sequence ATGTTATTTGGACACATATCAGATTTGGCTTTGATGCCAGAAATGAATTCAGCACTGCGTAACGCGATGGAAAAAGCACTCGCACTTGATCCTGCATCTCTCGCACCGGGTAGTTATAAAATTGACGGTGAAACGTTGTTTATGAATGTGATGACGTTTGACACGCAGCCTCGTGAGCAAAAACGTGCAGAGTTACATCAGCGTTATATTGATATTCAGATATTGCTATCTGGTGAGGAAATTATTGATTTTGGTATACAAGGCTCAGCTCAAGATGCGACACCTTATAATGAAGCTGATGATTATCAACTAACCGATACAATAATAGGTCAACAGACCTTAACGCTTACACCAAGCATGTTTGCTGTTTTTATGCCTTATGAACCTCATAAACCGGGAATTTCGGCTGAAAAGGGTGCAAATACACTGAAGAAAGTGGTCGTTAAGTTGGATGTCGCCACATTGACTGACTAA
- a CDS encoding sodium:solute symporter, translated as MQLHDFGFINYAVLFGYLAAMLLVGVYFSKRQKTADDYFRGGGRVPGWAAGVSVFATTLSSITFMSIPAKAYTSDWTFIIGQYLAIAILPLVFYFYIPFFRKLKITSAYEYLEARFDIRSRLFASLSFMLFHIGRVAIITYLTVLALRPFMGIDPVVLIVLISLLCIVYTWMGGIEGVIWTDVIQGLLLSGGAVLIFIMICFKVDGGISEIFTATSQADKFFPATQLRWSWTDSTIPVLMIGFLFANIQQFTASQDVVQRYIVTDSIEETKRTLITNAKLVAIIPIFFFAIGSALFVYYKQNPSFLPEGFNTGGILPLFIVTEMPVGIAGLIIAAIFAAAQSSISSSLNSISSCFNSDIYTRLSKSERRAEQKMKVARLVIIVAGVFSSLAAIWLVLSDESEIWDAFNSLIGLMGGPMTGLFMLGIFVKRANAGSAVVGIIVSIIAVLAARYGSDLNFFFYGVIGAMSVVIAGTITAPLFASAKQISLDDNETSGN; from the coding sequence ATGCAATTACATGATTTTGGTTTCATTAATTATGCAGTGCTGTTTGGTTATTTAGCAGCAATGCTACTCGTTGGTGTTTATTTCTCTAAACGTCAAAAAACCGCGGATGATTATTTCCGTGGCGGAGGTCGCGTTCCAGGTTGGGCTGCGGGTGTTTCCGTCTTTGCAACCACATTAAGCTCGATTACGTTTATGTCTATTCCTGCAAAGGCTTATACCTCAGACTGGACTTTCATTATTGGGCAATATTTAGCTATCGCTATTTTGCCATTAGTCTTTTATTTCTATATTCCGTTTTTTAGAAAATTAAAAATCACCTCGGCTTATGAATATTTAGAAGCGCGTTTTGATATACGCAGCCGTTTATTTGCCAGCCTTTCATTTATGTTATTCCATATTGGTCGAGTGGCAATTATTACTTATTTAACTGTACTTGCTTTGCGTCCTTTTATGGGTATCGATCCCGTAGTATTAATTGTGCTGATTAGCTTGCTATGTATTGTTTATACTTGGATGGGTGGCATTGAAGGCGTTATTTGGACTGACGTTATTCAAGGGTTATTACTATCAGGTGGCGCAGTGCTTATCTTTATTATGATCTGCTTTAAAGTTGATGGCGGAATTAGTGAAATTTTCACAGCAACATCACAGGCAGATAAATTCTTCCCTGCGACACAATTACGTTGGAGTTGGACTGATAGCACCATTCCTGTTTTGATGATCGGATTTTTATTCGCGAACATTCAGCAATTTACCGCAAGTCAGGATGTCGTACAGCGTTATATTGTGACGGATTCCATTGAAGAAACTAAGCGTACATTGATAACAAACGCTAAATTAGTTGCCATTATTCCTATTTTCTTCTTCGCTATCGGCTCGGCCTTGTTTGTGTATTACAAACAGAATCCTAGCTTCTTACCTGAAGGCTTTAATACAGGTGGTATTCTCCCTCTATTTATTGTGACCGAAATGCCAGTCGGTATTGCTGGATTAATTATTGCGGCTATTTTTGCTGCGGCTCAATCGAGTATTTCGAGTAGCTTAAACAGTATCTCAAGCTGTTTTAACTCTGATATTTACACACGTTTAAGTAAATCTGAACGCCGTGCTGAACAAAAAATGAAAGTCGCGAGATTAGTGATTATCGTAGCGGGTGTATTCAGCAGCCTTGCAGCCATTTGGTTAGTTTTATCTGATGAGTCTGAAATTTGGGATGCTTTTAACAGCCTGATTGGTTTAATGGGTGGCCCAATGACAGGTCTGTTTATGCTGGGTATTTTTGTTAAACGTGCCAATGCAGGCAGTGCCGTAGTGGGTATTATCGTCAGTATTATTGCGGTATTAGCAGCTCGTTATGGCAGTGATCTTAACTTCTTTTTCTACGGAGTGATTGGTGCAATGTCTGTGGTAATAGCAGGAACAATCACAGCGCCTCTTTTCGCCTCAGCAAAACAAATTTCATTAGATGACAATGAAACATCAGGGAATTAA
- the nanK gene encoding N-acetylmannosamine kinase, which translates to MNTLAIDIGGTKISAALISRDNQLTQHTQITTPASASPTQLYEALVAITTPLKNHADSVAVASTGIICNGILTALNPDNLGGLKDFPLKETLSAITGLPCWLLNDAQAATWAEYDYRRETISDMAFITVSTGVGGGVIQQGQLFTGKRGIAGHLGHTLADPHGPRCGCGRYGCVEAIASGRAIAAQATGELAGKDAKAIFAAFHQGNSQAKSIIEHSANTIANLVTDIKATTDADCVVLGGSVGLAKGYIELVQAAMTQQPLALQVPILSAHYHHDAGLWGAVLWAREQ; encoded by the coding sequence ATGAATACATTAGCCATTGATATTGGAGGAACAAAAATTTCGGCAGCATTAATTAGCCGAGATAACCAATTGACACAACATACGCAGATCACCACACCCGCAAGTGCATCACCAACACAACTTTATGAAGCACTCGTTGCTATTACGACACCACTAAAAAACCATGCTGATAGTGTTGCCGTTGCATCAACAGGCATTATTTGTAATGGCATTTTAACGGCTCTGAATCCAGATAATTTAGGCGGATTAAAGGATTTTCCTTTAAAAGAAACGTTATCTGCGATCACGGGGTTGCCATGTTGGTTACTGAATGATGCTCAAGCTGCAACATGGGCTGAATATGATTATCGTCGAGAAACTATTTCTGATATGGCGTTTATCACTGTATCGACAGGTGTTGGCGGTGGCGTTATTCAACAAGGACAACTTTTTACAGGGAAACGAGGTATTGCAGGCCATTTAGGTCACACCTTAGCAGATCCTCATGGCCCACGTTGTGGCTGTGGTCGCTATGGTTGCGTTGAAGCTATCGCTTCAGGTCGTGCGATTGCCGCACAGGCAACTGGAGAGCTTGCAGGAAAAGATGCTAAAGCGATTTTTGCTGCCTTTCATCAGGGAAATTCACAAGCAAAATCAATTATTGAGCACTCAGCAAACACAATTGCAAATTTGGTGACAGATATCAAAGCAACAACCGATGCCGATTGTGTCGTTCTTGGCGGTAGTGTTGGGCTAGCGAAAGGGTATATAGAACTCGTTCAAGCAGCCATGACACAACAGCCATTAGCATTACAAGTGCCGATATTATCGGCTCACTACCATCATGATGCCGGGCTCTGGGGCGCTGTCCTGTGGGCTAGAGAGCAATAA
- a CDS encoding N-acetylmannosamine-6-phosphate 2-epimerase, giving the protein MALIEKMTKDIQQKGGLIVSCQPVDNSPMDKPEIVAAMAQAAVNAGAIAVRIEGIDNLKATRPLIDVPIIGIVKRDLPDSPVRITPWLSDIEELATAGADIIAFDGTDRVRPVPVKTLLAHIHRLGKLAMADCATFDEGMYCQELGTEFIGSTMSGYTGGEIPKLPDLQLVTALAEKGCRVIAEGRYNTPMMAARGMHAGAWAVTVGSALTRLEHVCDWFTQALKWQQELDK; this is encoded by the coding sequence ATGGCGCTAATTGAAAAAATGACTAAGGATATTCAGCAAAAGGGCGGATTAATCGTGTCTTGCCAGCCCGTTGATAATAGTCCAATGGATAAGCCCGAAATTGTCGCTGCTATGGCTCAAGCCGCAGTAAATGCAGGTGCAATCGCAGTACGTATTGAGGGAATTGATAATTTAAAAGCAACGCGTCCTCTTATTGATGTGCCGATTATTGGCATTGTGAAGCGTGATTTGCCTGATAGTCCTGTAAGGATCACACCGTGGCTCAGTGATATTGAAGAATTAGCCACCGCAGGTGCAGATATTATTGCTTTTGATGGTACTGATCGTGTGCGTCCTGTACCCGTGAAAACGTTATTAGCTCATATTCATCGTTTAGGAAAATTGGCGATGGCGGATTGCGCCACCTTTGACGAAGGCATGTATTGCCAAGAGTTGGGCACTGAATTTATTGGTTCAACGATGTCGGGCTATACCGGTGGCGAAATACCAAAGCTGCCTGATTTACAGCTGGTCACTGCATTGGCTGAAAAAGGATGCCGAGTGATTGCTGAAGGGCGTTATAACACACCGATGATGGCAGCAAGAGGTATGCACGCGGGTGCTTGGGCTGTCACTGTAGGCTCTGCATTAACACGTCTTGAGCATGTCTGTGATTGGTTCACTCAAGCATTAAAGTGGCAGCAGGAGTTAGATAAATGA
- a CDS encoding oligogalacturonate-specific porin KdgM family protein: MANKKKKLLLACCTLLMSSQLYATTLDFRHEYADSTRINKDRIAFIHSFSNGIGFYIDASVKSGGVDGEKDKLFSDVVNNAIEMGLSYNHKLNNNVTLQPGLIFETVTDTSIYKPYLKAQYNFDSGLYIAGRYRFDYARKTKQGVDDEKTNRFDGFIGYKYNKFKVEYDYTQMYSDAIKYDNKKRNYEHNVAFSYQINSTFTPYIEIGNMAVSPLSDARQTRYRVGLQFHF; the protein is encoded by the coding sequence ATGGCAAATAAAAAGAAAAAACTTTTATTGGCATGCTGTACTTTATTAATGTCATCTCAATTATATGCGACTACATTAGACTTCCGTCATGAATATGCAGATTCGACACGAATTAATAAAGATAGAATTGCATTTATTCATTCTTTTTCAAATGGCATTGGTTTTTATATTGATGCGAGTGTCAAATCAGGTGGTGTTGATGGTGAAAAAGATAAATTATTTAGTGATGTTGTTAATAATGCCATTGAAATGGGATTAAGCTACAATCATAAATTAAATAATAATGTCACATTACAGCCCGGTCTTATTTTCGAAACAGTTACCGATACTTCTATATATAAACCTTATTTAAAAGCACAATATAATTTTGATAGTGGTTTATATATTGCAGGGCGTTATCGTTTTGATTATGCCCGTAAAACAAAACAAGGTGTTGATGACGAAAAGACAAATCGTTTTGATGGTTTTATTGGTTATAAATATAACAAATTTAAAGTGGAATATGACTACACGCAAATGTATAGCGATGCCATAAAATACGATAATAAAAAACGTAATTATGAGCATAACGTCGCTTTCTCTTATCAAATCAACAGTACATTCACGCCTTATATTGAAATTGGCAACATGGCAGTAAGCCCACTTAGTGATGCTCGTCAGACGCGTTATCGTGTTGGGTTGCAGTTCCATTTCTGA
- a CDS encoding N-acetylneuraminate epimerase gives MNRIKKISYACLSVMLVSAIFTSTSFAEKLPNLPVTFKSGAGTINKNVIYIGLGTAGKSWYKLDLNNQTKQWEKIADFPGTQRDQAIALALNNDIYVFGGAGKENKESETISALTEVYRYLPKENKWEKVNTRAPYGLVGHAGININNHEAIILGGVNQQIFDGYFVDLNRTKENGSENKKVISDYFNKPAEGYFFNRNIMEYNAESNQWRLLGVMPFNGTAGSALAYDGNKITLINGEIKPGLRTSEVQIAIFKNNQLQWNTVAQKLPNPTPDQQQDGLAGAFAGYSMHTLLVAGGANFPGSQANYAQQHYFAHQGLEKTWHKEIYGFINNQWKVIGELPLPLGYGVTISHDNSLYLIGGETNKGEAVNSVITLTMKDKQLIIE, from the coding sequence ATGAACAGAATAAAGAAAATATCTTACGCCTGTCTCTCTGTAATGCTAGTGTCAGCAATATTCACCTCTACTAGCTTTGCAGAAAAACTTCCTAACTTACCTGTCACATTTAAAAGTGGGGCAGGAACAATCAACAAAAATGTTATTTATATTGGTTTAGGCACAGCAGGAAAATCTTGGTATAAGCTTGATCTTAATAATCAAACAAAACAATGGGAAAAAATAGCAGACTTTCCTGGTACACAAAGAGATCAGGCCATTGCACTAGCATTAAATAACGATATTTATGTATTTGGTGGTGCGGGAAAAGAAAATAAAGAGAGTGAAACTATTAGTGCACTCACAGAAGTTTATCGTTATTTACCTAAAGAAAATAAATGGGAAAAAGTGAATACGCGGGCGCCTTACGGATTAGTTGGGCATGCTGGTATTAATATTAACAACCATGAAGCTATTATTCTTGGTGGTGTTAATCAACAAATTTTTGATGGTTACTTTGTTGATTTAAACCGTACCAAAGAGAATGGATCTGAAAATAAAAAAGTCATCAGTGATTATTTTAATAAACCTGCGGAAGGTTACTTCTTTAATCGAAATATAATGGAATATAACGCTGAAAGTAATCAATGGCGATTATTAGGTGTTATGCCATTTAATGGAACGGCGGGTTCGGCATTAGCTTATGATGGTAATAAAATCACCTTAATAAATGGTGAAATAAAACCGGGATTACGAACCAGTGAAGTGCAAATAGCGATATTTAAAAACAATCAATTACAATGGAACACGGTAGCACAAAAGCTACCAAATCCTACACCTGATCAGCAACAAGACGGCTTAGCAGGTGCATTTGCGGGTTACAGCATGCACACCTTGCTGGTTGCTGGAGGGGCAAATTTTCCGGGTTCTCAGGCAAACTATGCACAGCAACATTATTTTGCGCATCAAGGACTAGAAAAAACGTGGCATAAAGAAATTTATGGCTTTATTAATAATCAATGGAAAGTCATTGGCGAATTACCTCTTCCTCTTGGCTATGGTGTCACTATCTCACATGATAATTCACTTTATTTAATTGGAGGTGAAACAAATAAAGGTGAAGCTGTTAATTCAGTTATTACTTTAACGATGAAAGATAAACAATTAATTATTGAATAA
- the fdnG gene encoding formate dehydrogenase-N subunit alpha, with protein sequence MQISRRSFFKICAGGMAGTSAALLGFSPEVAASSRQYKLLRSVETRNNCTYCSVGCGILMYSLGDGAKNVDKSIYHIEGDPDHPVSRGSLCPKGAGLVDYIHSENRLKYPEYRRPGSDKWERISWNEAIDKIARLMKKDRDENFVTHNEKGQEVNRWLTTGMLCSSAASNETGILDNKFSRSLGMIAIDCQARLCHAPTVAALAPTFGRGAMTNNWVDIKNANVVLIMGGNPAEAHPVGFKWVIEAKIKNNAKVIVVDPRFNRSAAVADLYSPIRAGSDTAFLLGVINYLIKHNKIQHEYVKAYTNAPLIVREDYSFDDGLFSGFDKENQSYDKTSWHYELDENGLALRDDSLQHPRCVWDLLKQHVSRYTPEIVTTLCGTPLEDFVYICEALASTSVKDRTSTILYALGWTHHTGGAQTIRAAGMIQLLLGNVGMPGGGVNALRGHSNIQGYSDLGLLSLNLPGYMPLPNEKQTSLETYLSQVTPKTVVADQVNYWKRTPDFFISLLKSFWGDSATESNEWGYHWLPKWDKSYDIMAQTQLMIDGKMNGYIVQGFNPLAAFADKNKCSAALAKLKYMVVIDPLVTESSNFWQNHGEMNEVSPKDIQTEIFRLPSSCFAEENGSIANSGRWLQWHWSGAKPPAQAWHDGKILGHLLMRLRELYREEGGVFPEPVMNLSWNYVDPYDPQPEEVAKEANGQAMRDIYDDAGKLLFKKGQQLDGFHQLKSDGSTASFCWVYSGCWTEKGNQMANRDNADPSGLGCTPGWAFAWPQNRRVLYNRASVDPQGQPWDEKRQLIKWNGNQWVGPDVPDYNNAAPNSGVGPFIMQPEGMGRLFAVDKMADGPFPEFYEPFESPTEENILHPNVSRNPVARLYSYDAEHLGKADEFPYVATTYSITELFRHWTKHSLINAIAQPDQFIEIGEHLASRKGIVAGDEVKVSAKRGYIKAKAVVTKRIRPLTINGKVVDTIGIPCHWGFEGATRKGFLANTLTPSVGDANSFTPEYKAFLVNIEKA encoded by the coding sequence ATGCAAATCAGTCGGAGGTCGTTCTTTAAGATCTGTGCTGGCGGTATGGCTGGCACTTCTGCTGCATTACTTGGTTTTTCGCCAGAAGTTGCGGCAAGCTCTCGCCAATATAAACTGTTACGTTCCGTTGAAACCCGTAATAACTGTACTTATTGCTCTGTGGGTTGCGGTATTTTGATGTATAGCCTTGGGGATGGCGCGAAAAATGTGGATAAAAGTATTTATCACATTGAAGGTGACCCTGATCATCCTGTTAGCCGTGGCTCTTTATGTCCGAAAGGAGCAGGTCTTGTTGATTATATCCATAGTGAAAATCGCCTGAAATATCCTGAATATCGTAGACCTGGCTCTGATAAGTGGGAACGCATCTCATGGAATGAAGCGATTGATAAAATTGCCCGTTTAATGAAAAAAGACCGTGATGAAAACTTTGTCACCCATAATGAAAAAGGGCAAGAAGTTAACCGTTGGCTAACAACCGGTATGCTTTGTTCATCTGCCGCCAGTAATGAAACAGGTATTTTAGATAATAAATTTTCTCGCTCATTAGGCATGATTGCTATCGATTGTCAGGCAAGACTTTGCCATGCGCCAACAGTCGCCGCATTAGCACCAACCTTTGGTCGTGGTGCAATGACCAATAACTGGGTTGATATTAAAAATGCTAACGTTGTGCTGATCATGGGCGGTAACCCTGCTGAAGCACATCCTGTGGGTTTTAAATGGGTTATCGAAGCTAAAATTAAGAATAATGCGAAGGTTATCGTTGTCGATCCCCGTTTTAACCGTAGTGCTGCGGTTGCCGATCTCTATTCCCCTATTCGTGCTGGCTCTGATACCGCCTTTTTATTAGGTGTAATTAATTACCTAATTAAACACAATAAAATTCAGCATGAATATGTCAAAGCCTATACGAATGCACCTCTCATTGTACGTGAAGATTACAGCTTTGATGACGGTCTTTTCAGTGGCTTTGATAAAGAAAACCAAAGCTATGATAAAACCTCATGGCATTATGAACTCGATGAAAATGGCTTGGCATTAAGAGATGATTCGCTGCAACATCCTCGTTGTGTGTGGGATCTTTTAAAACAGCACGTCTCACGTTATACCCCTGAAATTGTCACCACGCTTTGTGGTACACCATTAGAAGACTTTGTTTATATCTGTGAAGCACTTGCGTCTACCAGCGTAAAAGACAGAACCTCTACCATTCTTTATGCCCTAGGTTGGACTCACCATACTGGCGGTGCACAAACTATTCGTGCAGCAGGTATGATCCAGTTATTACTCGGTAACGTGGGTATGCCGGGTGGTGGCGTCAATGCGTTACGTGGGCACTCTAATATCCAAGGCTATAGCGATCTGGGTTTATTATCATTAAACCTACCAGGTTATATGCCTCTGCCTAATGAAAAGCAGACTTCATTAGAGACTTACTTATCCCAAGTAACACCAAAAACGGTTGTTGCAGACCAAGTTAATTACTGGAAAAGAACCCCTGATTTCTTTATTAGTTTACTAAAAAGCTTCTGGGGAGATAGCGCGACAGAAAGTAATGAGTGGGGTTATCACTGGTTACCAAAATGGGATAAAAGCTACGATATCATGGCTCAAACCCAGTTGATGATCGATGGCAAAATGAATGGTTATATCGTTCAAGGTTTTAATCCATTAGCTGCATTTGCGGATAAAAATAAATGCAGTGCCGCATTAGCTAAGCTGAAATATATGGTTGTCATTGATCCGTTAGTGACTGAATCCTCTAATTTTTGGCAAAACCACGGCGAGATGAATGAAGTCTCACCAAAAGATATTCAAACTGAAATTTTCCGTTTACCTTCATCGTGTTTTGCGGAAGAAAATGGCTCGATTGCAAACTCAGGTCGCTGGTTACAATGGCACTGGTCTGGCGCTAAACCACCTGCACAAGCATGGCATGATGGCAAAATTTTAGGGCATTTGTTAATGCGTCTGCGCGAGCTTTATCGTGAAGAAGGCGGTGTTTTCCCAGAGCCTGTAATGAACCTGTCTTGGAATTACGTTGACCCTTACGATCCACAGCCTGAAGAAGTGGCGAAAGAAGCGAATGGTCAAGCAATGCGTGATATTTACGATGATGCAGGCAAATTGTTGTTTAAAAAAGGACAACAACTTGACGGTTTCCACCAGCTTAAATCCGACGGTTCAACCGCCAGTTTCTGTTGGGTCTATTCTGGTTGCTGGACTGAAAAAGGCAACCAAATGGCGAACCGCGATAATGCCGATCCTTCAGGCTTAGGCTGTACACCAGGTTGGGCATTTGCATGGCCGCAAAACCGTCGTGTGTTATATAACCGCGCATCTGTTGATCCACAAGGTCAACCGTGGGATGAAAAACGCCAATTGATCAAATGGAATGGCAATCAATGGGTTGGTCCTGACGTACCAGACTATAACAATGCAGCACCAAATAGCGGTGTAGGTCCATTCATTATGCAACCCGAAGGTATGGGACGCTTATTTGCTGTTGATAAAATGGCAGATGGCCCATTCCCTGAATTCTACGAGCCGTTTGAATCACCAACAGAAGAGAATATTCTGCACCCGAACGTCTCTCGTAACCCTGTCGCGCGTTTATACAGTTATGATGCAGAACATTTAGGTAAAGCTGATGAATTCCCTTATGTCGCTACAACCTATTCGATTACTGAATTATTCCGTCATTGGACAAAACATTCATTAATCAATGCCATTGCACAGCCTGATCAGTTTATCGAAATTGGCGAGCATCTTGCTTCTCGTAAAGGCATTGTGGCAGGTGATGAAGTTAAAGTCAGTGCTAAACGAGGCTATATCAAAGCCAAAGCCGTTGTTACTAAGCGTATTAGACCGCTGACGATTAATGGCAAAGTTGTCGATACTATCGGTATTCCTTGTCACTGGGGCTTTGAGGGCGCGACTCGCAAAGGTTTCCTTGCCAATACATTAACGCCATCTGTGGGTGATGCAAACTCATTCACACCTGAATATAAAGCGTTTTTAGTTAATATCGAAAAGGCATAA
- the fdxH gene encoding formate dehydrogenase subunit beta, whose product MSLQSQDIIRRSATNSLTPAPQVRDFKEEVAKLIDVTTCIGCKACQVACSEWNDIRDKVGLNVGVYDNPMDLTAKSWTVMRFSEVEENGKLEWLIRKDGCMHCADPGCLKACPSEGAIVQYANGIVDFQSEHCIGCGYCIAGCPFDVPRINEEDNRAYKCTLCVDRVEVGQEPACVKTCPTGAIHFGSKEAMTHLANERVAELNTRGYDKAGLYDPQGVGGTHVMYVLHHADRPNLYHGLPENPEISSTVKFWKGIWKPLAAVGFAATFAGAIFHYLGIGPNHTTEEDEEEAQKEMEASQNSVNKEEQK is encoded by the coding sequence ATGTCATTACAATCTCAAGATATTATTCGTCGTTCTGCAACCAATTCCCTGACGCCAGCACCTCAGGTACGTGACTTTAAGGAAGAGGTGGCAAAACTTATCGATGTGACAACGTGTATTGGCTGTAAAGCCTGTCAGGTTGCCTGTTCTGAATGGAACGACATTCGCGATAAAGTTGGTCTTAACGTTGGTGTTTACGATAACCCAATGGATTTAACGGCTAAGTCGTGGACAGTGATGCGTTTTTCTGAAGTAGAAGAAAATGGCAAGCTGGAATGGTTAATTCGTAAAGATGGCTGTATGCACTGTGCTGATCCGGGCTGTTTAAAAGCATGCCCATCGGAAGGAGCTATTGTGCAATACGCTAACGGTATTGTCGATTTCCAATCAGAACACTGTATTGGTTGTGGCTACTGTATTGCGGGTTGCCCTTTCGATGTCCCTCGTATTAATGAAGAAGATAATCGCGCTTACAAATGCACACTTTGTGTTGATCGTGTTGAAGTCGGTCAAGAGCCTGCTTGTGTAAAAACCTGTCCTACTGGTGCCATTCATTTTGGCTCTAAAGAGGCAATGACGCATCTTGCAAATGAACGTGTTGCTGAACTCAATACACGAGGTTATGACAAAGCGGGTTTATACGATCCTCAAGGTGTTGGCGGTACGCACGTCATGTATGTCCTTCATCATGCGGATAGACCTAACTTGTATCATGGCTTACCAGAAAACCCAGAAATTAGCTCAACAGTGAAATTCTGGAAAGGCATTTGGAAGCCATTAGCCGCGGTGGGTTTTGCTGCCACCTTTGCGGGGGCAATATTCCATTATTTAGGTATTGGTCCTAACCACACTACCGAAGAAGATGAAGAAGAGGCACAAAAAGAGATGGAAGCATCACAAAATTCAGTGAACAAAGAGGAGCAGAAATAA